One Cellulomonas soli DNA window includes the following coding sequences:
- a CDS encoding HipA N-terminal domain-containing protein codes for MTVLDAWLYGTHVAEVRSLNPERVELRFTGDALDRWGVNAPVLSGLLPLSFDAPAPARVSAWLRGLMPEGASRRRLAQNAGVDTQDTVAFLGAYGLDTTGALVLVPQGADPDPPGHLDPVSDTQVAHLLDQAETTGSADQITSIAGLETKIALTWTPAGWASPVGRPPSTHIVKLARPSGSRTADLIDTEAAALDLARRCALSTVHAELVTFAGRRTIVVERYDRVAHEDGRLTRVRRVLAIPATP; via the coding sequence ATGACCGTGCTCGACGCCTGGCTCTACGGCACCCACGTCGCCGAGGTGCGGTCACTGAACCCGGAGCGCGTCGAGCTGCGCTTCACGGGCGACGCGCTCGACCGCTGGGGCGTGAACGCACCCGTCCTGTCCGGCCTGCTTCCGCTCTCCTTCGACGCCCCCGCGCCGGCCCGCGTCAGCGCCTGGCTGCGCGGACTGATGCCCGAAGGTGCCTCCCGGCGTCGCCTGGCGCAGAACGCCGGGGTCGACACCCAGGACACCGTCGCGTTCCTCGGGGCCTACGGCCTGGACACCACAGGCGCCCTCGTCCTCGTCCCCCAGGGCGCCGACCCCGACCCGCCCGGGCACCTCGATCCAGTCAGCGACACGCAGGTCGCCCACCTGCTCGACCAGGCCGAGACGACCGGCTCCGCCGACCAGATCACCTCCATCGCCGGCCTTGAGACCAAGATCGCGCTGACCTGGACCCCGGCCGGGTGGGCATCGCCTGTCGGCCGTCCGCCCTCGACCCACATCGTCAAGCTGGCGCGACCTTCGGGCTCACGCACCGCGGATCTCATCGACACCGAGGCCGCAGCCCTCGACCTGGCCCGCCGGTGCGCACTGAGCACCGTGCACGCCGAGCTGGTCACCTTCGCCGGCAGGCGCACCATCGTCGTCGAGCGCTACGACCGGGTCGCACACGAGGACGGGCGACTCACCCGGGTCCGGCGGGTTCTAGCGATCCCCGCAACACCCTGA
- a CDS encoding sensor histidine kinase → MEQVGPPLASSDVAAELMSAILELAGDLDTPSLLERFVAASTALTGARFGAINIVDPDGASTTFVQSGVDAATAASLGHPPHARGVLGAIPDEGVLRLADLREHPAFVGLPPAHPPMGSFLGAAVRVRGERYGTLYLSEKDGGFDDQDESVVLSLAAAAAVAVQNAQLYALERRRQQWQAAGQTITTMLLEGADQEDVLERIAEAAQDIDGADIAALALPGPDGELLLEIVAGIGGHDLIGLDVSADALVHAAFTSGTGQTVASLAATGPGLGLRAPLARYGPALFAPLHTAGQGVGVLLLLRPTGAAPFTADDLAMSQSFASQAALAFVLAEAQRLRGQAVLHDERTRIARDLHDMAIQQLFAAGMQLESARHHGHEPLPPAVAQVLDSAVGHVDAGIRQIRVIVRTLDDPGATIPLVERVQAEVELAHSSLGFAPLLAITVDGFTVRADDIDSADADLVRAIDDLVAPGRANNVVAVVREALSNVARHARSGSVAVRVVITSAPHGAISVEVEDDGVGVPAAPTRASGTKNLAERAQESGGTFSLLRPASGRGALLRWTAPLD, encoded by the coding sequence GTGGAGCAGGTCGGTCCGCCCCTGGCGTCCTCGGACGTCGCCGCCGAGCTGATGTCGGCGATCCTCGAGCTCGCAGGCGACCTGGACACGCCGAGCCTGCTCGAACGGTTCGTCGCCGCCAGCACGGCGCTCACCGGTGCGCGGTTCGGGGCGATCAACATCGTCGACCCGGACGGCGCCTCGACGACGTTCGTGCAGAGCGGCGTCGACGCGGCCACGGCGGCCTCGCTCGGGCACCCCCCGCACGCGCGCGGCGTGCTCGGCGCGATCCCCGACGAGGGGGTGCTGCGCCTGGCGGACCTGCGCGAGCACCCGGCGTTCGTCGGCCTGCCGCCCGCGCACCCGCCGATGGGTTCGTTCCTCGGCGCGGCCGTGCGGGTCCGCGGCGAGCGGTACGGGACGCTCTACCTGTCCGAGAAGGACGGCGGGTTCGACGACCAGGACGAGTCCGTCGTGCTCTCCCTGGCGGCCGCTGCGGCCGTCGCCGTGCAGAACGCCCAGCTGTACGCGCTCGAGCGTCGCCGGCAGCAGTGGCAGGCCGCCGGGCAGACGATCACGACCATGCTCCTGGAGGGCGCCGACCAGGAGGACGTCCTCGAACGCATCGCCGAGGCCGCCCAGGACATCGACGGCGCCGACATCGCCGCGCTCGCCCTGCCCGGGCCGGACGGTGAGCTGCTGCTCGAGATCGTCGCGGGCATCGGCGGGCACGACCTGATCGGGCTGGACGTCTCCGCGGACGCCCTCGTGCACGCCGCGTTCACCTCCGGCACCGGGCAGACCGTCGCGTCGCTGGCCGCGACCGGCCCCGGGCTCGGCCTGCGCGCGCCGCTCGCCCGGTACGGGCCCGCGCTGTTCGCCCCCCTGCACACCGCCGGTCAGGGCGTCGGCGTGCTGCTGCTGCTCCGCCCGACCGGTGCGGCGCCCTTCACCGCGGACGACCTGGCGATGTCGCAGTCCTTCGCCTCGCAGGCCGCGCTCGCGTTCGTGCTCGCCGAGGCGCAGCGGCTGCGCGGGCAGGCGGTGCTGCACGACGAGCGCACCCGGATCGCCCGGGACCTGCACGACATGGCCATCCAGCAGCTGTTCGCCGCCGGCATGCAGCTGGAGAGCGCACGGCACCACGGCCACGAACCCCTCCCGCCGGCGGTCGCGCAGGTGCTCGACTCCGCGGTCGGGCACGTCGACGCCGGCATCCGGCAGATCCGGGTCATCGTGCGCACGCTCGACGACCCGGGCGCCACGATCCCGCTGGTCGAGCGCGTGCAGGCCGAGGTCGAGCTCGCGCACAGTTCGCTCGGGTTCGCGCCCCTGCTGGCGATCACCGTCGACGGGTTCACCGTGCGAGCCGACGACATCGACAGCGCCGACGCCGACCTGGTCCGGGCGATCGACGACCTGGTCGCGCCCGGTCGGGCCAACAACGTGGTCGCCGTGGTCCGCGAGGCCCTCTCGAACGTCGCGCGGCACGCGCGCTCGGGCTCGGTCGCCGTGCGCGTGGTGATCACCTCGGCACCGCACGGGGCCATCTCGGTCGAGGTCGAGGACGACGGCGTCGGCGTCCCGGCGGCACCCACCCGGGCGTCCGGCACGAAGAACCTCGCCGAGCGTGCGCAGGAGTCGGGCGGGACGTTCTCGCTCCTGCGCCCGGCCTCGGGGCGCGGCGCGCTGCTGCGCTGGACCGCGCCGCTCGACTGA
- a CDS encoding DUF2255 family protein — protein MSTWTEQDAHALTAPQEVQVVTRRPDGTLRSPTIIWIVGDGDRVFVRSTNGRGAGWFRGAIATGTGQILARGTAYDVTFTEADDADLTLVDAGYRAKYGHYASIVDHLVEDGPRAATLEVHPA, from the coding sequence ATGAGCACCTGGACCGAGCAGGACGCGCACGCCCTGACCGCCCCGCAGGAGGTGCAGGTCGTCACCCGACGACCTGACGGCACCCTGCGCAGCCCCACCATCATCTGGATCGTCGGCGACGGCGACCGCGTCTTCGTGCGGTCCACCAACGGTCGTGGCGCCGGCTGGTTCCGGGGTGCGATCGCCACCGGCACCGGCCAGATCCTGGCCCGCGGCACCGCCTACGACGTGACCTTCACCGAGGCCGACGACGCCGACCTGACCCTCGTCGACGCCGGCTACCGCGCCAAGTACGGGCACTACGCCTCGATCGTCGACCACCTCGTGGAGGACGGGCCGCGGGCCGCCACCCTCGAGGTGCACCCGGCCTGA
- a CDS encoding HipA domain-containing protein yields the protein MLRGPRESAVHQEDGAQLLGLNTDDPDRKFQWGRALPSLRELARVLISMGEVRPTGLLALTCFNLAIGNTDAHAKNISVIHREDGSTQLAPAYDVAMYLHHPHAARRFAMDVNGSSDMDHITAQDLVAEGRSWGLSPRDASRTVRDTLEHLQQALADIDRDTHPGVSDAAWTTVHTRTDALLSQAPASPPPARGGRRTAPRPEDDPAGRPS from the coding sequence GTGTTGCGAGGACCCCGAGAATCCGCCGTCCACCAGGAGGACGGGGCACAGCTGCTCGGCCTCAACACCGACGACCCCGACCGCAAGTTCCAGTGGGGACGCGCACTGCCGTCGCTGCGCGAGCTGGCCAGGGTGCTCATCAGTATGGGCGAGGTGCGCCCCACAGGGCTGCTGGCGCTGACGTGTTTCAACCTGGCGATCGGGAACACGGACGCGCACGCCAAGAACATCTCGGTCATCCACCGCGAGGACGGCTCCACCCAGCTGGCCCCGGCCTATGACGTGGCGATGTACCTCCATCACCCGCACGCCGCACGGCGCTTCGCGATGGACGTCAACGGCTCCAGCGACATGGACCACATCACCGCGCAGGACCTGGTCGCCGAGGGGCGCTCCTGGGGCCTGAGCCCGCGCGACGCGAGCCGCACCGTGCGCGACACGCTCGAGCACCTGCAGCAGGCGCTCGCCGACATCGACCGCGACACGCACCCGGGCGTGAGCGACGCGGCCTGGACGACCGTGCACACGCGCACCGACGCGCTGCTGAGCCAAGCACCGGCCAGCCCGCCGCCGGCGCGGGGAGGCCGTCGCACCGCGCCGCGCCCCGAGGACGACCCGGCAGGCCGTCCGTCGTAG
- a CDS encoding GGDEF domain-containing protein, producing the protein MDRRSTGAHGTLLLLLVALVALCTLGPTWRYVAVALANSAPLVVLLVQLGRRTAVHRTGWVLMAVGTGGLLAHNAHNALAVATTGSPATGLLASATLVLGYSLLLAGAVPVTLPYTRRDGGGMLDATVVGLAAASLLWGVVLHPAHVRLGSDPATVANEMALALLVTALTGMVVRVAAVAREARVPALFLLAGMLATNLADVGFTLTLDPSTGLSAWWPSALCVVPLLAFAAAVVHPAVPALARPEPPPRGLTRPYLAFLAAALAVNPLLAGLGHLLGRQVDVLLFSTGSLLMVPLVVARIGLLARHQAEAEGRLRDLATRDELTGLPNRRSVTAHLADLLGRVAAGEVAGAALLYLDLDEFKAVNDTHGHLAGDRLLRTVTERLRACVPSCALVARFGGDEFVVVLEGVPERVGLALVATIEQAMAEPVMLGDVVASGRVSIGLAVVDPGEASDVETLVGRADAAMYRAKRARQSPDAAVSGGLPTPATDGLPARRPR; encoded by the coding sequence GTGGACAGGCGCAGCACCGGGGCGCACGGCACGCTCCTGCTGCTGCTCGTCGCCCTCGTGGCGCTGTGCACCCTCGGCCCGACCTGGCGCTACGTCGCGGTCGCCCTGGCGAACAGTGCGCCGCTCGTCGTGCTCCTCGTCCAGCTGGGACGCCGGACCGCCGTGCACCGCACCGGCTGGGTGCTCATGGCCGTCGGCACCGGCGGGCTGCTCGCGCACAACGCGCACAACGCGCTCGCGGTCGCCACGACCGGGTCCCCCGCCACGGGCCTCCTCGCCTCGGCGACGCTCGTGCTCGGCTACTCGCTCCTGCTCGCCGGCGCCGTCCCGGTCACCCTGCCGTACACCCGCCGCGACGGCGGTGGGATGCTCGACGCGACGGTCGTCGGGCTCGCCGCCGCGAGCCTGCTGTGGGGCGTCGTGCTGCACCCCGCGCACGTGCGACTGGGCTCCGACCCGGCCACCGTGGCCAACGAGATGGCGCTGGCCCTGCTCGTCACGGCGCTCACCGGGATGGTCGTGCGCGTCGCCGCCGTCGCCCGTGAGGCACGGGTCCCGGCGCTGTTCCTGCTGGCCGGGATGCTCGCGACGAACCTCGCGGACGTCGGCTTCACGCTCACGCTCGACCCGTCGACCGGGCTGTCGGCGTGGTGGCCGAGCGCGTTGTGCGTCGTCCCCCTGCTCGCGTTCGCCGCCGCGGTCGTGCACCCGGCCGTGCCCGCACTGGCCCGGCCGGAACCCCCGCCGCGCGGGCTCACCCGCCCGTACCTGGCGTTCCTCGCGGCTGCGCTCGCCGTCAACCCGTTGCTCGCCGGGCTCGGGCACCTGCTCGGGCGCCAGGTCGACGTGCTGCTGTTCAGCACGGGGTCGTTGCTCATGGTGCCGCTCGTCGTGGCCCGGATCGGGCTGCTCGCCCGGCACCAGGCGGAGGCCGAAGGTCGGCTGCGCGACCTGGCCACGCGCGACGAGCTCACCGGTCTGCCCAACCGGCGCTCGGTGACCGCCCACCTGGCGGACCTGCTGGGCCGGGTCGCCGCCGGCGAGGTGGCGGGCGCCGCCCTGCTCTACCTCGACCTGGACGAGTTCAAGGCCGTCAACGACACCCACGGGCACCTGGCGGGCGACCGGCTGCTGCGGACCGTGACCGAGCGGCTGCGCGCCTGCGTGCCCTCGTGCGCGCTGGTCGCCCGGTTCGGCGGGGACGAGTTCGTGGTCGTCCTCGAGGGCGTGCCGGAGCGCGTCGGGCTCGCCCTCGTCGCGACGATCGAGCAGGCGATGGCCGAGCCGGTGATGCTCGGCGACGTCGTCGCCTCGGGGCGGGTGAGCATCGGTCTGGCGGTCGTGGATCCGGGCGAGGCGTCGGACGTCGAGACGCTCGTCGGCCGGGCCGACGCTGCGATGTACCGGGCCAAGCGCGCCCGACAGTCACCCGATGCGGCGGTCTCGGGCGGTCTGCCGACGCCGGCGACCGACGGCCTGCCCGCGCGCCGACCGCGCTGA
- a CDS encoding helix-turn-helix domain-containing protein has protein sequence MADERRSLWSHPRSPADLGAFLRAARIEENLTQEALADELGFDRRVLQRIEAGEPTLYATRLFALMGRLGCELELRKP, from the coding sequence ATGGCAGACGAGCGAAGGTCGCTGTGGTCGCACCCCCGGTCACCGGCCGACCTGGGGGCCTTCCTTCGCGCCGCGCGCATCGAGGAGAACCTGACCCAGGAGGCACTGGCCGACGAGCTCGGCTTCGACCGACGGGTGCTGCAACGCATCGAGGCCGGCGAACCCACCCTCTACGCCACCCGCCTGTTCGCCCTGATGGGCCGCCTCGGGTGCGAGCTGGAGCTGCGCAAGCCATGA
- a CDS encoding sugar O-acetyltransferase, which yields MELDLATALADGRTEYDKMVAGDWYRYRFGPELAELTTSTQRTCRRITALYDEDRDAAEALFRELLGSVGEGADFRPPFYLDYGHRLHVGERTFINADFLTLGGGEIRIGADVLIGPSVRLYTPTHVLDPELRPQGWERVSSITIEDGVWLGGSVVVCPGVTIGARSVVGAGSVVTKDVPPDVIVAGNPARVVRPLQPEV from the coding sequence GTGGAGCTCGACCTGGCGACCGCGCTCGCGGACGGCCGCACCGAGTACGACAAGATGGTGGCCGGCGACTGGTACCGCTACCGGTTCGGCCCCGAGCTGGCGGAGCTGACGACCAGTACGCAGCGCACGTGCCGGCGCATCACCGCGCTGTACGACGAGGACCGCGACGCGGCCGAGGCGCTGTTCCGTGAGCTGCTGGGCAGCGTCGGCGAGGGCGCGGACTTCCGGCCGCCGTTCTACCTGGACTACGGCCACCGGCTGCACGTGGGCGAGCGGACGTTCATCAATGCGGACTTCCTGACACTCGGCGGCGGGGAGATCCGCATCGGTGCGGACGTGCTCATCGGTCCGAGCGTGCGGCTGTACACGCCGACGCACGTGCTCGACCCCGAGCTGCGGCCGCAGGGGTGGGAGCGGGTCTCGTCGATCACGATCGAGGACGGCGTCTGGCTGGGCGGCAGCGTGGTGGTGTGCCCGGGCGTGACGATCGGTGCGCGATCCGTGGTCGGTGCGGGGTCCGTGGTGACCAAGGACGTCCCGCCCGACGTGATCGTCGCGGGGAACCCGGCGCGGGTCGTCCGTCCGCTGCAGCCGGAGGTCTGA
- a CDS encoding aminoglycoside phosphotransferase family protein — translation MRSGAFDRLTDVQRMRLGRWLPGAVLDADLSRGLIETTVLRVRAAGGLCVVKAGGALDSHIAREIRAHRSWLAPWVSAGRAPVLLHHDVDAKVLVTRWLPGRLVLHDPAADDPKVYEQAGRLLAALHAVEQRVDPTYESRENARCRRWLASPHLIAPRDVARIGELVASWPEPSAVLVPTHGDWQPRNWLVHEGEVRVIDLGRADMRPAATDLDRLAARDFRRDPALEAAFLLGYGEDPREPEAWGRTQVREAVATAAWAHQVGDEAFEREGLRRVAEALASASTDP, via the coding sequence GTGCGATCGGGTGCGTTCGACCGGCTGACCGATGTCCAGCGCATGCGCCTCGGCAGGTGGCTGCCCGGGGCGGTGCTCGACGCGGACCTCAGCCGGGGTCTGATCGAGACGACCGTCCTACGGGTGCGAGCCGCCGGCGGCCTGTGCGTCGTCAAGGCCGGTGGCGCCTTGGACAGCCACATCGCCCGTGAGATCAGGGCGCATCGGTCCTGGTTGGCGCCCTGGGTGTCAGCGGGTCGGGCTCCGGTGCTGCTGCACCACGACGTCGACGCCAAGGTGCTCGTCACGAGATGGCTGCCCGGGCGGCTCGTGCTGCACGACCCGGCCGCCGACGACCCGAAGGTCTACGAGCAGGCAGGTCGGCTGCTCGCCGCGCTGCACGCCGTCGAGCAGCGCGTCGACCCGACCTACGAGTCGCGGGAGAACGCCAGGTGCCGACGCTGGCTCGCCTCACCGCACCTCATCGCGCCTCGGGACGTCGCCCGGATCGGCGAGCTCGTCGCCTCGTGGCCCGAGCCGTCGGCGGTGCTGGTGCCGACGCATGGCGACTGGCAACCGCGGAACTGGCTGGTGCATGAAGGCGAGGTCCGTGTCATCGACCTGGGCCGGGCGGACATGCGCCCGGCGGCCACGGACCTGGACCGCCTGGCCGCTCGGGACTTCCGACGTGACCCTGCGCTGGAAGCGGCGTTCCTCCTCGGCTACGGCGAGGATCCCCGCGAACCGGAGGCATGGGGTCGCACGCAGGTCCGGGAGGCCGTGGCGACTGCGGCGTGGGCGCACCAAGTGGGGGACGAGGCGTTCGAGCGCGAAGGTCTGCGCAGGGTGGCAGAGGCGCTGGCCTCGGCCTCGACCGACCCGTAG
- a CDS encoding ATP-dependent helicase yields MAGSAAADRVLAGLDEQQAAAVLAPPGPLRIMAGAGTGKTRTVTHRIAYQHLTGAVPANLVLAVTHSTKAAGEMRDRLGLLGVGHVQARTFHAAALRQLRYFWRATGLPGDAPVLLDVDGKGAYYRYLRAALGRTLGMPATAVDPTVVTDLATELAWAAARDLPADRYPQQAKAAGRRPGTDLATIADAMARYTAAKRADGVLDFADLLASCARLLEEDEQVATTIRAQYAAFVVDEYQDTDPAQQRLLDAWLGGRDAIAVVGDARQAVYAFKGAQTSLIRDFPVRFPHAVTVDLVKDYRSTTQVVDAANRLMAGTPEAAGPMLVGMLGEGPDPVAIRCDDEDEEDARIVATVRRWLREGVPAEEIAVLHRFNAQAVTITAALRDAGVSVVGGDGSAFFDRREITQVLALLRASAAQAPDDDLADALERALGQVGYDPDRPPDGIGAARERWDALDALRALVESLPAPLTRTIGALSADLDRRAAEDHVPPGRGAVTVTTIHKAKGREWEACLIARATDGSLPSVYATTPAELAEERRLAYVAATRARRHLVATWAAGRPSGRPGRPSPFLSALTPERERPARTGEGARAATTSAALFAVGQRVTHDRHGLGRVVDVRGGSVTIDFGADGRRTVRPDHTLIAL; encoded by the coding sequence GTGGCAGGCAGCGCCGCAGCAGATCGGGTCCTCGCGGGCCTGGACGAGCAGCAGGCGGCGGCCGTCCTCGCACCGCCAGGACCGTTGCGGATCATGGCCGGCGCAGGGACCGGCAAGACCCGCACGGTGACGCACCGGATCGCCTACCAGCACCTGACCGGCGCCGTCCCGGCGAACCTCGTGCTGGCGGTGACGCACTCGACCAAGGCCGCGGGCGAGATGCGCGACCGGCTCGGCCTGCTGGGCGTGGGTCATGTCCAGGCGCGGACGTTCCACGCGGCCGCGCTGCGCCAGCTGCGCTACTTTTGGCGGGCGACCGGCCTGCCGGGGGACGCGCCCGTGCTGCTGGACGTCGACGGGAAGGGCGCGTACTACCGGTACCTGCGCGCGGCGCTCGGCCGGACGCTCGGGATGCCGGCGACCGCGGTGGACCCGACCGTGGTGACCGACCTGGCGACCGAGCTCGCGTGGGCGGCCGCCCGGGACCTGCCCGCGGACCGGTATCCCCAGCAGGCGAAGGCGGCAGGTCGGCGGCCGGGGACGGACCTCGCCACGATCGCCGACGCGATGGCCCGGTACACGGCCGCCAAGCGTGCGGACGGCGTCCTGGACTTCGCCGACCTGCTCGCGTCCTGCGCCCGGCTCCTCGAGGAGGACGAACAGGTCGCGACCACGATCCGCGCGCAGTACGCGGCGTTCGTCGTCGACGAGTACCAGGACACCGACCCGGCGCAGCAGCGGCTCCTGGACGCGTGGCTCGGTGGACGCGACGCGATCGCCGTCGTCGGTGACGCCCGGCAGGCGGTCTACGCCTTCAAGGGCGCGCAGACGTCACTGATCCGGGACTTCCCCGTCCGGTTCCCGCACGCGGTCACGGTCGACCTGGTGAAGGACTACCGCTCGACCACCCAGGTCGTCGACGCCGCGAACCGGCTGATGGCCGGGACGCCCGAGGCGGCGGGCCCCATGCTCGTCGGGATGCTCGGGGAGGGCCCGGACCCGGTCGCGATCCGCTGCGACGACGAGGACGAGGAGGACGCGCGGATCGTCGCGACCGTGCGCCGGTGGTTGCGCGAGGGTGTCCCGGCCGAGGAGATCGCGGTCCTGCACCGGTTCAACGCGCAGGCCGTCACGATCACCGCCGCGCTGCGCGACGCGGGCGTCTCGGTGGTCGGCGGTGACGGGTCCGCGTTCTTCGACCGCCGCGAGATCACGCAGGTCCTCGCCCTGCTGCGCGCCTCTGCCGCCCAGGCGCCGGACGACGACCTGGCCGACGCACTCGAGCGCGCCCTCGGCCAGGTCGGGTACGACCCCGACCGGCCGCCGGACGGGATCGGCGCTGCACGCGAGCGGTGGGATGCGCTCGACGCCCTGCGCGCGCTCGTCGAGTCCCTGCCCGCTCCGCTGACCAGGACGATCGGCGCCCTGTCGGCCGACCTGGACCGACGCGCCGCCGAGGACCACGTCCCGCCCGGGCGCGGGGCGGTGACCGTCACCACGATCCACAAGGCCAAGGGCCGCGAGTGGGAGGCGTGCCTGATCGCGCGCGCCACCGACGGCTCGCTGCCGTCGGTGTACGCGACGACGCCCGCCGAGCTCGCCGAGGAGCGGCGGCTCGCCTACGTCGCCGCGACGCGCGCCCGACGGCACCTGGTGGCGACGTGGGCTGCGGGTCGACCCTCGGGACGACCTGGCCGCCCGTCACCGTTCCTGTCGGCGCTGACGCCCGAGCGCGAGCGTCCGGCCCGCACCGGAGAAGGCGCGCGCGCTGCGACGACGTCCGCGGCCCTGTTCGCGGTCGGTCAGCGGGTCACGCACGACCGGCACGGCCTCGGACGCGTCGTCGACGTGCGGGGCGGCAGCGTCACGATCGACTTCGGGGCCGACGGACGCCGGACGGTGCGTCCGGACCACACGCTGATCGCCCTCTGA
- a CDS encoding IS30 family transposase — MRAQGVSRRQAARRVSVHVRTARDWDRGVLSRGHTRIYPDGRKVDYRTGETTAVTPPIGPSMAVVEAVLHPRFLTLVEREQIADLRRRGESFRAIGRALGRPASTIMREISARSVDGIYLPHRAHRSWASGRSRPRQAKLARHGRLRDYVAGRLAEQWSPEQICHALVREFPDDESMRVSVETIYQAIYVQARGGLRREVADALRTGRTRRKPHRAPEQRTPRFVDEMVMISERPAEVADRAVPGHWEGDLIVGTGSRSAIVTLVERSTRYVMLGHLPGGHTAEEVRDVLVPLIGSLPAHLRGSLTWDQGCEMAAHQQFSIATGVPVYFCDPHSPWQRGSNENTNGLLRQYFPKGTDLSVHSPADLEHVAQQLNARPRKTLDWGTPAERLRDLLTTT, encoded by the coding sequence TTGCGCGCTCAGGGAGTCAGCCGACGGCAGGCCGCTCGGCGTGTCAGCGTGCACGTGCGCACTGCTCGGGACTGGGATCGGGGCGTGCTCTCGCGAGGTCATACCCGGATCTATCCCGACGGCCGGAAGGTGGACTACCGCACCGGTGAGACCACGGCGGTCACCCCGCCGATCGGGCCGTCGATGGCCGTCGTGGAGGCCGTGCTGCACCCTCGGTTCCTGACCCTGGTCGAGCGTGAGCAGATCGCCGATCTGCGCCGTCGAGGTGAGTCGTTTCGCGCGATCGGGCGGGCACTGGGTCGGCCCGCGTCCACGATCATGCGTGAGATCAGCGCCAGGTCCGTCGACGGCATCTACCTTCCGCACCGCGCGCACCGGTCGTGGGCCTCGGGCAGGTCGCGGCCCCGGCAGGCCAAGCTCGCCCGGCACGGTCGCCTGCGTGACTACGTCGCGGGCAGGCTTGCCGAGCAGTGGTCTCCCGAGCAGATCTGTCACGCTCTGGTCCGGGAGTTCCCGGACGACGAGAGCATGCGGGTGAGCGTGGAGACGATCTACCAGGCGATCTACGTCCAGGCCCGCGGCGGTTTGCGCCGGGAGGTCGCCGACGCGCTGCGCACCGGGCGCACCCGCCGCAAGCCCCACCGGGCGCCCGAGCAGCGCACGCCTCGGTTCGTCGATGAGATGGTGATGATCTCCGAGCGGCCGGCCGAGGTCGCCGACCGGGCGGTGCCCGGGCACTGGGAGGGCGACCTGATCGTCGGGACGGGGTCGCGCTCGGCGATCGTGACCCTGGTCGAGCGCTCGACCCGTTACGTGATGCTCGGGCACCTGCCCGGCGGGCACACCGCCGAAGAGGTCCGCGATGTGCTGGTCCCGCTGATCGGGTCTCTGCCGGCGCACCTGCGCGGGTCGCTGACCTGGGACCAGGGCTGTGAGATGGCCGCCCACCAGCAGTTCAGCATCGCGACCGGGGTCCCGGTCTACTTCTGCGACCCGCACTCGCCCTGGCAGCGCGGGTCGAACGAGAACACCAACGGTCTGCTGCGCCAGTACTTCCCCAAGGGCACCGACCTGTCCGTCCACTCACCGGCCGACCTCGAGCACGTCGCTCAACAGCTCAACGCCCGACCACGCAAGACGCTCGACTGGGGCACCCCAGCCGAGCGCCTGCGTGATCTACTGACGACCACGTAG